The genomic region CTCGAATAGATGGAAAATTAGTTGCTTTTGAAATACAGCGAACATCCATTAATTTTGACGATTTGCATCGTAGAACCTCTGCGTATTGCCAGCTTGGACTGAGTGTTATTTGGATCCTGCTTCCACGTGAAGATCTGTCCAGTAATAAAATATCTCCACGTAAATGGGAGATATGGACTCATGCCGCACAATTAGGGGAAGCGTACTACTGGATAGGTAAAGGGTACGTACAACCCGTTAAATTTGATAAATACATGATTGAAGTTCCTCTCACCGATTTTGGTGGAGGATATGAGCGCACATCGAAACGATTTCGAACCCCCATAAAGCAACGTAAAGCACATTTAGTTGAAGACTTTACACATGGCGGGATTATTAAAGCCTGGTCAGGTGGAGTATACGATATCCCAGCTCGAAGAATTTGGATGCGGATGGATAAATATATCTGATTTATGAAATGATTTTTTTGCGCTCTCCACGCGAGAGCGTCTGGTTAGGGCAAAAAAGAACTGAGGTCTAAATTATGCGCAGAGATATGCAGGAAGTTCTCGAACGCTGGGGGCGTTGGGCTGCCAGCGAGGAATATTGCTCATTGATTGACTGGCCTTCGCTGTCGGTCACACCCGGTGGCTTTCTGCGGCGCAGCTCCAGGCCAGGATGTTCGGATGAGGATGGCGCGGCGATCGATACCTGCGTTGCCCACATGAGTCTGGTGCGCGATGCTAAGGATATTCTGATTCTGGGCCAGCGCTTCATAGGCGGCCACACTACGCGACACATTGCTGAGAATATGAGTCTGGATCGAAATGCGGTCAGGAAGTCGCTGGTTGCGTCAGAAGAGTTCCTGGAAGGGTGCCTGGTAGCGATGGGCGTACGCCTGGATATGGATCCTGATATTGCCATGCAAGAAAAAGTTTTGGGTACCCAAAAACCTGTGCTAATCTTCTAGCGTCAATAATTACGATTTATTTTTCTGACCTCAGATTTGAAGCCTCGCTCTCCGGATGCGGGGCTTTTTGCGTTTCTGGCGTCAGGAATGTAAAACCGATAAAAACAGGCAGTTTGCTGTCAGTTCATGCCGAACACCGATAGCGGTAGTTTGTTAATGAAATGTTGTTCCTGAATTCGTCCTGTTTCGCGCAAGTAAACATCAACTTTTGTGGCTTTCAGACTGTAAACCGAATGAACCTGTTTTCGCCGGTACGCTTAAGAGCCATTATGTTAAAAAGCTCTGATTTAAACACAATTTTCTCCTTCTGACGCCCTGGCATCCGCCGGGGCGTTTTCGTTTCTGAGCCACCCGCGTTGGGCGGCGGAGTGATACCAATGCCAAGTCGTGATCCGGGTTCCTACGGGCTGTTAGCGTGGGTGCTCATAACTGCAATGTCGATATACGGGGGCTTCGTGAAATATATCATCGATGTCCGGACGCAAAAGCTCGCGTGGAGCTGGGTAGCTGCGCTGGCCCAGGTCGCAATATCCGGTTTTGCAGGCCTGATTGGTGGCCTGCTGGCTATCGAGTCCGGCCTGAGTATTTATTACGTGCTGGTCGCCGCGGGCATGTCCGGCACTATGGGCAGCGTTGCGCTGAACTATTTCTGGGAACGGCTGACGGGGATGAAAAATGCAAACTGATGAGGTTTGGAAAGACATTTCAGGCTATGAGGAGCGTTATCAGGTGTCTAATTTAGGGCGTGTCCGAAGTAAACGGCCTAAAGGCAATTATTTGATCCTCAAATCAAACCGTCTGAGGCACGGATACGTTTCATTCAGGCTATATAAAAACAAGTCCCCTAAAGCTTTTACGGCGCACCAGCTTGTTGCTAAAGCTTTTGTTACTAACCCGGAGGGGAAACCTCAGGTTAATCACATTAATGGCGTGAAAGACGATAACAGAGCTGAGAATTTAGAGTGGTCTACTCGCTCTGAAAATCAAAAACATGCATTTCGCACGAGGTTAAACGTGAGTGCAAGCGGCACATTATCCAGAAATTTTAAGGGTAAGGTCGTCGCTACCAATATTGAAAGCGGAAAAATTATAATTCTTGCGGGTACGGCAGATATACAACGCTATGGATTTAGCCCGAGCGAGGTCTACAAAGTTATCAACAACGCCAGCAGGAATGCACACAGGGGTTATACCTTCACGAGGGCGGTAAATTGAACATAAGTCAAACTGGCCTCGACCTGATTAAGCAGTCCGAAGGGCTTGAGACAACGGCATATCTCTGCCCGGCTGGCGTCTGGACCATTGGCTACGGTCATACGCATGGCGTTAAG from Erwinia tracheiphila harbors:
- a CDS encoding competence protein CoiA gives rise to the protein MLTAIQDEKVVIARDTEKRGIFTCPECGRTVTLKKGKIVIHHFAHKPPVTCQYGKGESKQHHQIKMELFDSLVNHDQALDVALEKSFGAVRPDVSARIDGKLVAFEIQRTSINFDDLHRRTSAYCQLGLSVIWILLPREDLSSNKISPRKWEIWTHAAQLGEAYYWIGKGYVQPVKFDKYMIEVPLTDFGGGYERTSKRFRTPIKQRKAHLVEDFTHGGIIKAWSGGVYDIPARRIWMRMDKYI
- a CDS encoding antiterminator Q family protein, with product MRRDMQEVLERWGRWAASEEYCSLIDWPSLSVTPGGFLRRSSRPGCSDEDGAAIDTCVAHMSLVRDAKDILILGQRFIGGHTTRHIAENMSLDRNAVRKSLVASEEFLEGCLVAMGVRLDMDPDIAMQEKVLGTQKPVLIF
- a CDS encoding phage holin family protein — translated: MSIYGGFVKYIIDVRTQKLAWSWVAALAQVAISGFAGLIGGLLAIESGLSIYYVLVAAGMSGTMGSVALNYFWERLTGMKNAN
- a CDS encoding NUMOD4 motif-containing HNH endonuclease, yielding MQTDEVWKDISGYEERYQVSNLGRVRSKRPKGNYLILKSNRLRHGYVSFRLYKNKSPKAFTAHQLVAKAFVTNPEGKPQVNHINGVKDDNRAENLEWSTRSENQKHAFRTRLNVSASGTLSRNFKGKVVATNIESGKIIILAGTADIQRYGFSPSEVYKVINNASRNAHRGYTFTRAVN